Within bacterium HR17, the genomic segment GGCGACCGCTCCCTTGCGCGTCGTCGGTTTTTACCGATCGCAAGTGACCCTCGTTGACCGCTTTCGCGGTTACGCGCCGTTGCGCACCGTGCAGCGGCTCAAGGGCACCGACCGCGTGGACGCCCTTTCCGTTCGCCTGACCGATCTGCACCGCGCTGACGCCGTCGCGCAGCAAATCCGTCAATTGACAGGCTTGGACGCCCACACTTGGCAGGAGTTGGGACGCGGGTTACTCGCCATCTTCCGCATGATTGACCTGATCGCCACGCTGGTCGTCGCCGTCATTGTGGTCGTCGCCGGGTTCGGCATCGCCATCACCCTAGTGCTGTTGGTCAGTGAAAAGAAGGGCGCTATCGGCGTGCTGAAAGCAGCGGGCATGTTGCCCCACCGCATCGCTCTGAGTTTCCTTGCCGCCGGATTGCTCATCGCCATCGCTGGGGTCGGGTTGGGTGAGGCGGTAGGGGCTATCGGCGTAGAGGTGTTGGACCGAACGCCGACCGGGCTGCGGGGCTTTGCGACCTTTGTGGAAAGCGAAACCTTTCCGATGCTGCGGCGGTGGGACATTTACGCTTTAGCCGCTGTCACCGCGTTGGCTGTCATCGTCGTCGCCAGTTGGTTTCCTGCCCGTCGCGCCGCTGCCCTTGACCCTGTCGCAGCGTTGCGGGGCGAATAGCCCGCGTTCACTTGAACGCGGCTATCAGCGCCACGCCGCTCCAATGGACGGCAGCAGTGAACAGGACGGCGACGCTCAACTGAAAGGCACCCGCAAACACCGCCCACTTCCAATGCCCCGCTTCTTTTGCCTGCACGACGAAGGTGTAAGCGCAAGGCAAATAGAGCGCATAAAAGACGAGGAAGGTGAACGCCGCAAGGGGCGACCAATGCGCCCGCAAAAAGTCCAGCACCGCAGCCGGTTCGTCCAAAGTCCGTTGCAACCCGTAAGTGATAGCAAGCGACGCAAGGGCGATCTCTTTGGCGGGCAACGCAAACAGACACGCCGTCAACATGCTGCCGTCAAGCCCCAACGGTTTTCCGGCGACATCCAATGTCGCGACCAAGTTACCTGTGACCGTGCGTTCAAAAGGTGCGCCAACGGGCAAATTGCTCAGGAGCCAAATCAGCGCACAAAAAGGCGCGGCGATAAGCAGCGCCCGATATTGCGTTTGCACCGCCCGCTCCCAAACGGTGTTGACAAGCAACTTGCGCAGGCTGGGCTTGCGGTAAGGCGGCAACTCCAACACGAACAGTGTCGTTGTGCCCTTGAGCACGGTGTGGCTCAACAGCCACGACCCGAACAAGACAGCGGTGAAACTGATGGCGATGAGCGCGACCAACACCAGCGGCGCCCATTTGCCAAACAACAACAAACTCAAGGGCAGTAAATTGCCCCACCGCCCGTTGCATGGGTTGAGCGCCGCTGTCAAGATAGCGATCAACCGCACACGCGGGTCTTCAATGACCCGCGTCGCCAAAACGCCGGGAATGTTGCAGCCATACGAAACCATGCACGAAAGGCAATGTTTGCCTTGTGACCCGACCTTTTGCATCACCTTGTCCAAGTTGAACGCGATGCGGGGAACTAAACCGAAATCTTCCAGCACGGCGTAGAGCAGGTAGAAGATGAGCATCGGCGGGAACATGACGGCAAACACTGACCCGACGCCCAACAGCACCCCGTCAACGAGCACGCCCTTCAGCCACCAAGACAACCCGACTGCGTTTGCCCAATGGCGCGCTTGTGCGACGAGCCACGAGACGCCTCCTTCCAGCCACGCTGACGGTTTGTTGGCACCGATTGCCGTCAGCCAAAAGATGAGACCGAAAAGCGCCAAGGTGAGGGGTAATCCCAGCCAGCGGTGCGTCAGCAAATTGTCCAGCCACTCCGTCCAATCAAAGCGCGGGACGACGACTACCCAACGCCCAAACCGCAATTGCAAGGAGGGACGAGGTGTTTGCTCCGTGACGGCAGAGGCGATAGCCGTTGCCCGTTCGTGCAGCGTCCGCGCGATTTCCAAATCCAGTGAAGTGCCAAACCCTTCAGCGTCCCTGCGGCATTCGTTGAGCACTTGCTCAACCACACCGTCCCGCTGGGACAACCATGCCAGCGCCAACTCATCGCCTTCCAGCAACCGCAGCGCCAGCCATCGGCTCGCCGTCCGCCATCGCCCGTCCACGACTTGCTCCAAAAGGGGTGTCACCTTTTGCAAGCAATTTTCCACGAGCAAGGGGTAGCGGGTTTTGACGGGGCGAACGGGCAAGCGCCCTTCGGCGACGGCAACCGCTGCTTCCAAGGCTTCTGCCACACCTTCGCCCCGCACAGCGACTGTCGGGACGACAGGCACGCCCAGCATGTCGCGCAACCGCTGCAAGTGGATATTCACGCCTTTTGCCGCCGCCTCGTCCATCAAGTTCAGCGCGACAACTATTTTGTCGGTCAACTCCAACGCTTGCAGGACGAGATAAAGGTTACGGGCGAGGTTGGTGGCATCCACGACGACGATGACGGCATCCACTTCGTCGCTCAGCAGGAACTCGCAGGCGATGCGCTCTTCGGGCGATTCAGCGTGCAGGGCATAAGTGCCCGGCAAATCCACGATTCGCACCGTTTGCCCATCGCGCAGCCGAGCGAACCCTTCCGCCTTCTCCACCGTTTTGCCCGGCCAGTTGCCGACATGCTGGCGCAAACCTGTCAAGGCGTTGAACAGCGTGCTCTTGCCAGTGTTGGGGTTGCCCAGTAAGGCTATGGTCAAAGTCTTTGTCGCAGCCATCAAAATCCCTCCTCACGGCAAAAGCGCCAAGCCGATTCGGAAAACGCCATTTGGCGCCGCTTTGCTTTGTTGAATTGCCCTTGTCGGCAAGACCTCGGAGGGCGTGTCTCCTGACACGCCTTTACGGTTTTCATGTCATTTTTTCGGCGGCTCAGGAGAGCCGCCCTCCGACCAAACCCCCGTTATTCAACACAACAACGCCGTAGCAACTAAGGACCGTTAATTTGTTGAACAGCGCACCGTTGGTCATTCGGACATTACCCCATGGCGCTACCGTCAGAGCCTTTTGCGCCACCAAGTTGCCTTCCCCCTTGTGTCGGTCATTTCCGCTGTGGACGCGGCGTGCCTCCCATCGCACGGTTTATTGGTGGAGACCTTTTGTGGGAGCCCTCAAGGTTTTTACGGCGGCTGAGGTTCTACCAGCAACAACTGGGCATCCCGTTTGCGCAGGGCGAGGCGGAAGCCACGCATGCGAATTTCCATCGGGTCACCGAAAGCCGCAGTGCGCACGACTTCAACTTCGGTGCCAGGCACGATGCCTAACGCCATCAACCGATGGGCGAGAGGGTTGGGGGCGTTGATAGCGCGCAAAACCGCTTTCTGGTTTGGTTGCAGTTCGCTCAACGGCAGCCAGCGGTCACGCCGGTCGGCGTTTGCTTCGTCGGGGCGATGCCGCTTTGACATTTGCCTTCACCTCGGCTAACGGACGGACGAAAACATGGTGGGCTACCTCTTGACCTAAAGCGTGGGTGCGGTCGTCCACTTGCACCCAAATCGGACCGCCAAAAGGTTCGCGGCGCAGCACCGTGACGATGGCGTGAGGCACCAAACCCAACTCTTCCAAGTATCGGAGCATCTCTGTGTCGCTGTCGCTGACGCGGACGATCAAAAACTTTTGCCCATGAGGCGCTTCCGAAAGGGATTGATGGGGGGGCTCGTCAAAATGCCCTTCCTTCGTCGGGATGGGGTGTCCGTGTGGGTCATGGGTCGGGTTGCCCAAAGCGGCGGCGATCAAGTCTTCCAACTCCTCGGAAAGGGCGTGTTCCAACCGCTCGGCTTCCTCATGGACTTTGTGCAGGGGCATGTTCAGCGCTTGGCGCAAGTAAAGTTCCAGTAGACGGTGGTGGCGGATGATTTCCAGCGCCATCCGTTCGCCCGTCGGCGTCAGCCGCACACCCTTGTAGGCGCTATACTGGACAAGCCTCAGACGAGCCAGTTTCTTGAGCATGTTGGTCACCGAAGCAGGCTTGACCCTCATGGCTTTGGCGATCGCCTGCGTCGTGACCTTCGCGTCCTTTTGCTGCAACTTGTAAATCACCTTCAGGTAATCTTCCATCGCAGGCGTCAGCGTCCGCATTTTAGAACCACCTTCAGAACAAGT encodes:
- the lolE_1 gene encoding Lipoprotein-releasing system transmembrane protein LolE: MPMELWLAWRLLCARPRQTLLSVLGVTVGVAALIIMRSMTLGFLNQFVNKVVELAAHVEVLGEEMSAYLNPQDATAVATEPVRRVFAASPLLTLFATTRPAAPKPLKGIANWQQVAAQIEQLPFVRSVAPIVAMEGLILFGDRTETVGLIGIEPARYNRTVPLRRWIAAGSLDALQANPNSVILGIKLAESLGVRLGDRVTVVGRNGATAPLRVVGFYRSQVTLVDRFRGYAPLRTVQRLKGTDRVDALSVRLTDLHRADAVAQQIRQLTGLDAHTWQELGRGLLAIFRMIDLIATLVVAVIVVVAGFGIAITLVLLVSEKKGAIGVLKAAGMLPHRIALSFLAAGLLIAIAGVGLGEAVGAIGVEVLDRTPTGLRGFATFVESETFPMLRRWDIYALAAVTALAVIVVASWFPARRAAALDPVAALRGE
- the feoB_1 gene encoding Fe(2+) transporter FeoB; the protein is MAATKTLTIALLGNPNTGKSTLFNALTGLRQHVGNWPGKTVEKAEGFARLRDGQTVRIVDLPGTYALHAESPEERIACEFLLSDEVDAVIVVVDATNLARNLYLVLQALELTDKIVVALNLMDEAAAKGVNIHLQRLRDMLGVPVVPTVAVRGEGVAEALEAAVAVAEGRLPVRPVKTRYPLLVENCLQKVTPLLEQVVDGRWRTASRWLALRLLEGDELALAWLSQRDGVVEQVLNECRRDAEGFGTSLDLEIARTLHERATAIASAVTEQTPRPSLQLRFGRWVVVVPRFDWTEWLDNLLTHRWLGLPLTLALFGLIFWLTAIGANKPSAWLEGGVSWLVAQARHWANAVGLSWWLKGVLVDGVLLGVGSVFAVMFPPMLIFYLLYAVLEDFGLVPRIAFNLDKVMQKVGSQGKHCLSCMVSYGCNIPGVLATRVIEDPRVRLIAILTAALNPCNGRWGNLLPLSLLLFGKWAPLVLVALIAISFTAVLFGSWLLSHTVLKGTTTLFVLELPPYRKPSLRKLLVNTVWERAVQTQYRALLIAAPFCALIWLLSNLPVGAPFERTVTGNLVATLDVAGKPLGLDGSMLTACLFALPAKEIALASLAITYGLQRTLDEPAAVLDFLRAHWSPLAAFTFLVFYALYLPCAYTFVVQAKEAGHWKWAVFAGAFQLSVAVLFTAAVHWSGVALIAAFK
- the feoA gene encoding Fe(2+) transport protein A, with the protein product MSKRHRPDEANADRRDRWLPLSELQPNQKAVLRAINAPNPLAHRLMALGIVPGTEVEVVRTAAFGDPMEIRMRGFRLALRKRDAQLLLVEPQPP
- the ideR gene encoding Iron-dependent repressor IdeR — encoded protein: MRTLTPAMEDYLKVIYKLQQKDAKVTTQAIAKAMRVKPASVTNMLKKLARLRLVQYSAYKGVRLTPTGERMALEIIRHHRLLELYLRQALNMPLHKVHEEAERLEHALSEELEDLIAAALGNPTHDPHGHPIPTKEGHFDEPPHQSLSEAPHGQKFLIVRVSDSDTEMLRYLEELGLVPHAIVTVLRREPFGGPIWVQVDDRTHALGQEVAHHVFVRPLAEVKANVKAASPRRSKRRPA